The Rissa tridactyla isolate bRisTri1 chromosome 12, bRisTri1.patW.cur.20221130, whole genome shotgun sequence DNA window TGCCCTCGCCAATCCGTCCCATGGGCTGATCCCCAAGTTTGCTGTGTACCCGCCATGCCGAGTGGAAGCAACGACCACTTAAAAGAGCTGGAAACAGGCGTGTTTGGGACACAGCGCCCACAGGTGTCAATTCTTTGAGTGAACTCAGAGAGGCCCCGATAGCACAGGCTCGGGTTTCACCAATGTGAGGTGAAAAATGATTGAAAAGAATGGAATTGTTAAAAagacaaatacaaaagaaaggggggggggataaGGCAATAACGAAATAGCATAGGACATAAAATCAGGAGTTTATACAGAAgtaaaagaagagaggaaggatggggTGGGTGGATTCAGTTTTCACCAATATAGGGGGGAAAGCTTGAAAATAGTGAACCTGATAAAAAGATACATACAAAATGGGGGGGGAATAATGCAATAACAAAACAGCATAGTGAGTAAAATCGGGAGTTTTTATAGAAgtaaaggaagagggaaaggatggggTGGCTGGACTCAGTTTTCATcaatatgggggggaaaaaagctcaaaaataaTGAACCTGTTGAAAAGATAAACACAAAAGAAGGGGGGAAGATGCAATGCTGAAAGAACATAGTAAATAAAATCAGGTGTTGATTTTGAAGTAAAAGAAGGGGGGAAGGATGGGGTGGCTAGATTCAATTTTCATCAatacagggggggaaaaagttcGAAAATAATGAacctaaaaaaagataaatacaaaaGATGGGGGGGAAGGAACAAAGCAACGCCGGAAGAGCATAGTAAAGTAAAAGCTGATTTAGAAGCGAACGAGGtgggggaggccggggcgggcgccGGGGACCGTGCGGGAGCGGGACCCACCTGCCGCGCGGAGCGGATCTGGCGCCGCACCGCCTCCTTGCAGCCGTAGATGGTCTCCCCGCAGCCGGGCTGGAAGTGGGCCTCCACCCGCGTCAGCCCGCGGAAGGCGCCGCTGGCGAAGCCCGGCCAGCCCAGCTCCAGCGCCGGCGGCTCCAGGTCCGAGCGCTCGGGGAAGTAGGTGAGCGAGGAGGCGTCGAGGGAGGCGCCGAGCGAGGCCTCGCCCGCCGGCTCCGGgcccgcggcgggcggcagcgcgcCCCGCGCGATGGCCTGCACCTCGGGCTCCGAGAGGAAGGGCGGCAGCCGCTCCCGccgcaggaaggcccgcagcgcCTCGGGGCCGCCCGCCACCAGCTCCTCCAGCGCCAGCCGCTGCGCCTCGCTGTACGGcccgggcggccgcggcggccAGCGCCCGCCGCCCTCCTCCAGGCACTGCGACGGGTTGGCCATGGCGAGCGGGAGAGCGGCCGCACTCGCCGCCGCCTTTATAGCGGttcggccccgcctcccgcccggccccgggggggcgcggcggagcggcggcgcccACGGGTTGCGGAGCCGGCTGGCGTCCCCCCCGCTTCGGGGAGCAGCCGCAGGAGAAGCGAACCCCGAGTTAATGAAGCGCTGCCCTGGGTCAAACGGCTGCTCCGAAAGTGAGAGGGCGAAGGGCTCCGTCCCAGGCGGCGCCGCTCGCCCGGGGCAGCGGGAGGGCACCGGCCACAGGGCGAGCGCTGCGTTAGTCACCCCAGTTCGGatggaaaacaaagaggaaacaaagcTCAGCGACGACCAGGTGAAAACCCCCGTGGCGAAAGGAGTTTATTTGTAAAGTGGTTCTTGTTCCTGTGAGAGCACCAAAGCAGCTGCACAGTGTAATAAAGATAAAAAGCACATAAAGCAAACAAGCTGATTTTACATACACCCAAGCACGGCAGAACATGGGCTCTTAAAAATACCACTCAAGATTGGCCTTGAAGGTTTACCTTGGCTGCCTCTCTGTGACTTGCTTCTCTCCCAGTGTTCCAGCTCCAGGGGCCATGCAAGAGTCTCTTATCTTTTTAAACAAGTGCAGACagagattttttccccccacatgcACCTCTTTGTGCCCCCGCTTTACAGCTGCAGGGAGTGGCTGCTCTGAAAGCAGAGCAATGAAAGTCTCTTTGCCCACATAGATTTCAGAGACAGAAACGTCAAAGTTAGTAGAATGAAGTTTTTACTCTGCAACAAGAAAGAAACTCATTCAATCACTGTTTACAGCATTATTCAAGACAACAGCTGAAATGTGCCATCTACTGGACACATGTGCCTCATAAATAAGAAAATGAATCCAGTCTGGCTGGTTACTAAGGGGCTGGGATGCAGGTGTAAAGAATAACAGTGCAGGTCAGAGCTGAGAGAGACAAGCCACACACTGCTCAGGTAGGCGATCCAACAAGTACAGACACACGCACAGAATGCTGCTAACAAATAACCAACTTAACCTAAGGTCCATTTAATATTGAGAGCAGAGTATTTTCAAAGACTAGAGTGGCACTTCAGCTCCTCAAACCTAGTAGTGGATAAACAGAGCAGGaaacacagaatatttcagaCAGGACAGgctaaagagaaaaacatgttggtttttttccactcttaCACTTACTTGTACAACAATATTAGCCAACATAACCCATAATATTTAAACATAACCCATAACATTTTGTAGTGCATTTGTCAGTTTACTTTTGAGCAGGAGCTTTGTCATGTGCTCTCCGTGATTGTCTCACCTCCAAGTTGGCTCCAGAGGAGGAAGGTGTTTACAGGTCTCTTGACGGAAGCAGGATGGTTCAGACATTCCTAGACCAAGCCGGAACTGGAAGCTCCTCTTACAGTGCTTAGACTAAAAGTCTTAGTTCTGTTTCACAAGTTGCACTAGAGACAAAGTTCTTTGAAGTCATCCCAAAAGAGAAGTACAACAGGTATGCAGCAGCAAGACACTGAACTCCAGGTATCACATctcacacacaaaaccccaacaatccAGTAATACATTCCCATCAATATTCTTACAGGTCCAACATATCTAGCTTTTAGTTCCAAATACTAGAAACATTTACATCAGGGCTGTACCTAAAATGGGTACAGCTATCTTGGAGTGTTAAGTTGCTACTTCCTGGTCTTGGTTTTAAAAAGATGCTCTTCTGAGGATACGTACACCACACGCACtttatatatatctctctctacaCAATGGCACGAGAGGCTAATCGGACTGAAGGGGTAGTTAGCTCAGTCCATTTCGGAAGGCTTAAACAAGGATACAGCTGAAGACAAGAACCGCCAACTGCTCCAACAGACCCTTCACAACTTTAGTGGAAGAGTAACGTATATATTGCTGAAGTCACACTTGGAATAAAATTCGCTTTATGGCTCTTTATAAAAATTGTCTCCCCTCATGCCAAAgataaagtagaaataaaagccaatactaaaaagaaaaaaaaaaaagagtataccTTGATGTAAGCTAAATCTCCAAAGCCACTCTGAGCAAGATCAGTCTAACTCAGATTTTTCCAAGGTTACATAAATTAAAGCCAGAGCATTAGCAATCCTAGAAAGCAGTACCAAGTTCACGTTTCAGGTTAAACATCCAGAATTAAAATGAACCTTCACCACTAACACATATATGAAGAATATGCGAGTAGTTACAGTATAAGTAAAgccctccttttttatttcttaaattccaTAGTACAAAACAAAGTGCTGGAGAGTGATGTACACAtgtattaaaaaagtaaaagtgctgggaggaagtggaaaaaaaaaaaatcggcagGTACAAAGTGATTGCAGTTTGAGACCGGAGCTTTTGTGCTCTGTGTTCAGTGCAGTCATCATTTATTCAGGGAAAAGAGCGACACGTCCCGGAGGCTGCGCAGGCTGGCACTGATGTCACGCCTCTGTTTTAGGTTGCATCTTCCGGTGTATTGGGTCATGTAGTTTTCAGGCACGCGTCCCCTGCGGGACAGGATATCCACCATGTGGCTAAGCTTCGACCTGATAGTGGAGTAGTGGAATTGCCTCTCTTTATGCAGTTTTTGGAAATATTCTGCCCTGTGACTGGTGGAATATTCAAAGGACCGGAGAGAAGACAGTGAGCCGGTAGAGCTAAGGGAGCACTGGGATGATGATGAAGACAGTGATCGCAGACTAGAACTTGATACAGCCTTTCCAAGCAGAGGAGGTCCTTCTTTTGACAACTTTCTGTGGAGCAGGGGTGTTTCTGTGTACTCACCTTCCTTTGTCTGCGTCACTGCAGTCTTCAGCAAAACTGAAGTCTGAGTGCCCGTCATTCTAGCAGCGACAGAAGTCTGAGTGCCAGTTTCTGCCGTTCCAGCACTGGTCTGTGTGGCAGCATTACACACGGTCACTACAGCCTTCTCATCCCATGGGCCAGTTTGAGTCGATGCACTTTTCCGTTCCACTATGGCCTCTTGATCGCGGAGCCACTCCTCTTCACAGAGGAAAGAATGCCCCAGGTTACAAAGCTTTCCTGCAGGAGAATCCTCAGCCTGATCTAGTTCTTTCAACAATTTCTTTGGAGTACTAGACAATCTGGCAAATTCTGCTCTCAAGTTGCCTTCCACAGTATATTCTTTAAGGGACTCTATTCTGCTTGCCAGGTGATCAAATATCCCGCTGTTCCTGCAGCTGGGTGGCCACTTCGGGCTGATGGGCATCGACTGGGCATAAAGAATCCTGAACTGGAGGTCAAACTGTTCAACCACTTGACCTGACAATAGCAGCAAGTTACTGCTGTTCAGCTTCCCGTCGGACCACGTGAAACTGTTGAAAACAAACCAAGATTCAGAGTTAATCTCCAGTGTGTTTCAACACATACGGCTACAGACAGCAAGACTCAGCTTAGAAGTGCTGGGCATAAGGAAGGTATAAA harbors:
- the LOC128916724 gene encoding protein FAM83D-B-like; this encodes MANPSQCLEEGGGRWPPRPPGPYSEAQRLALEELVAGGPEALRAFLRRERLPPFLSEPEVQAIARGALPPAAGPEPAGEASLGASLDASSLTYFPERSDLEPPALELGWPGFASGAFRGLTRVEAHFQPGCGETIYGCKEAVRRQIRSARQVIALVMDCFTDIDIFGDLQDAYNNRRVPVYILLDQDFLPHFLEMCKNLGVCPEQESMMRVRTLTGNTYYMRSGAKIVGKVHEKFMLIDGIRVTTGSYSFTWSDGKLNSSNLLLLSGQVVEQFDLQFRILYAQSMPISPKWPPSCRNSGIFDHLASRIESLKEYTVEGNLRAEFARLSSTPKKLLKELDQAEDSPAGKLCNLGHSFLCEEEWLRDQEAIVERKSASTQTGPWDEKAVVTVCNAATQTSAGTAETGTQTSVAARMTGTQTSVLLKTAVTQTKEGEYTETPLLHRKLSKEGPPLLGKAVSSSSLRSLSSSSSQCSLSSTGSLSSLRSFEYSTSHRAEYFQKLHKERQFHYSTIRSKLSHMVDILSRRGRVPENYMTQYTGRCNLKQRRDISASLRSLRDVSLFSLNK